From the genome of Medicago truncatula cultivar Jemalong A17 chromosome 2, MtrunA17r5.0-ANR, whole genome shotgun sequence:
TgtattttgaaggataattctGATCAACAAAATACTGTAGTATTGCGTCACCTATTTAATTTTAGCATGCTATATATAcatgggaaaaaaaaattattgtgtggagactaagaaaaaaaatccaaagttACTAATAatcaatttggttttggtcatcCGGTTGGACTTCGGAGCAATTCATTTGCTACAACGAGTGATGGACTCGtattatagggatcaaaaagaCTACTGTATGGTTTTCATTGATTTGTAGAAGGTGTATGATAGAGAGAGGTTTTGTTGAAAGCccttgaaaaaaaaaggagtttGGATTTCCCACATTAGAGCTATCAAGGATATGTGCGGGGTGGGGGGAGTATCTACACTAAAGGTTAACTCTAAGCTCTTATCTTTTATAAGTGTTGGATGAACCTATAAAAAGCGCATTCAAGAGCTAACACCAAGATGCATGTTGTTTTAGATGATATAGTCCTACTTGGAGAATTAAGAGAGGAAATAAATTGGAGGTTAGAGACTTGGAGACAAGCCTTAGAAACATGTGAGAAGGAGCATATGGAATGTATATTGTGCAAAAGGCATAGCACCCTTAGCTTAGAGGTGAAAGTAGGATAGCTCAAGTCACAAGATTTAAATATCTTAGATCTATCTATTGTAAAAATAGAGGGACGTATAAACCTTTGTATTCAAGCggggtggttgaaatggagtAGTGCCTTTTGTGGTTGGGCCATTTTTTATCCCTATAATATGAGTCCATCACCCGTTGTAGCAGATAAATTGGTTCTGAAGTCTACGGCACATGAATAAAACCAAATTGATTATTAGTaactttggtttttttttcgtAGTCTCCGCACAATAATTATTTCCCATGTATATATAGATCAAATGAAGGATAACTCAATTCCTAGAGATGGAAAAAGGTGAAAGAAACTACTAAGAAAAAATTAGAGGTCAATGATTTGGCTAGAAATATGATTCATGATTGAACATTGTGGCGTCGATTGATCTATTTATCTAACCGCGCACCTAATTGGATAAGGATTGATCGTTGTTGTTTTATGCTTCTGCTGCAGAGGCATCCCACCCTTAATAGCATTGGAGGCATCcctataatattaatattttttaaaattaattttcaaatattttaaaaataaaatctgatgtggaattttttttttacacgtggctaattaaaaaaataaaaaatgaaaaaaaatgtcaaatcagCGCCACATAAGCaaatttgctgagttggatggAGGGTATTTTGGATATCTTTTTTTTacgaggatgcaaatcaaaccgaaattTTTATTAGGATGAAATAcataaatgacatatattacagagggAAAAGTACTATTAACCTTTGATATTCTTTTAAAGGAACGCATGCTAATAGTCTTTTTAAACAAAGATATGGTCACTATGTTGCCCTTCTAAAAGAGTTACTATTGTTGATTGTTTtacaatgatattttttcttcaaaataataatagcatttttcttttgtgtaAAATCAACTTGTAAAGTAAAAAGTCAAATCAAGTGacatcatttttttcctttctctccaTGTGGAGGAActtcctttatatatatatatatattttaaaatttactaaTATCAACACTAGATCACATCTGGACATAACACATCATTAATATTGGATatgttagcaaaaaaaaaaaaaggaggaaaaCGTGCGGCAGACCTTGAAATCAGAAAGATAAGAGGGTAGCATTTAGGGTGGTGGTTATGGCTGTTCATCGGTTTTGTTCGCGAGAGtggagagagaaggaaaaagaGATAAAGTTAGGAAGATTTACTACTAATGgattatgataaaaatatgtcTTTATTTGTTATAATGATCGAGAGTAGTGCTAGCAACATGctcttttaaacattttttttaatattcactcttttattggtttaaatcactGTGAGTTTACACGTTAAAAATAGAACCCACATAATATGGTGAGACATACATGTATTccatccaataaaaaagtgagtgttAGAAAGAGTGTTCAAAAGTAAACGTTACTAACATTTCTCAACGATCTAAATGAAAGGatttatgattatatttttcCACAGTAAATGTCACTTATATAAAGGGCTCAAATCGCTAAGAAAAATAGAGATCGAAattgtcaaattcaaaaatataaaagatcaaaagtaaaattaagcttttttttaagcattttttttgttgagttgATATAATCTCTTTACATTAATTTACgtgataaaaaatcaaattaggcGATACTCGGTTGTTTGTCTATATACATCAATCAAACAACATTTATCTCAATGGTCAATcattatacataagaatttcAATCATTATGTATGCATGTAACTTTTGATCACCCAATGCCAAaagctttataatattttattgagggggtattttttaatatttaatatacactgtcagaaaaaaaaaataatgctaacatataattgaaatataatcCATTCCTTCCTATCTAAACAttcatttgactttatttttgtccttaaatgtaaacccttttcaaattactataaccatttataattttttcctaaacatacccctaattaatactactaacttgtcttaaaatatgaaaaatcaaatttaatatacatacaaacaaaagataatttgataatattaacacacaaaccaaacatattaattataccgataacttttcttaaaaaaatctgaaaaatgcAAAAGAATGTTACATATAAGGACACAGGAAGTATAAATGagtgtagaaaaaaaaaaaacaaataaattgatGTTTGAGTCTAAAGcgaataaaattaaagaaaatgacGGTAAATTTCGGATTTGAATTCCTAAAGTGAGTAAAATGTAAAAGAAGAAAGAACAATAAATTAATGATTTGTGATAATATAAATGCAATATCTATcttcaatttttgaaaaataaaataaaatatatctttaatactccatccgttctcATCTATAGGCCCCCTTCATCTATAGGCCCCCTTTGTCATTATCAATTTCTTAAGAAGATTGTTAGTGTAATTAAAGTATCTATTTTGTGTattaataaaactaaatttttctttattgtatgtgtgttaaatttgattttttatatttcaaaataaactaataatattaattaggtgtgcttaggattttttttttttgttgccaaaATTGTGTTTAGGAAAGATAATAAATGCATTTAATTTTTGGAAAACGAACTTATTTAAGAACAAATTTTTAGTCAGataattgtttatatataaagaaagaggAAATATTAAATAACAGTTGATATAATTACTTTATACTCTATCCCGTGAGCATGAGCATGTTGCAGTTGATAGGACatagtattaaatttgacaatgcattattatatgcaggggtcggagttcgaacctcggacaccccacttattcatcttcttataaggtgaattctaaccattataccagacaaaaaaaaattactttatgctCTAAATTCATTTTAGAAGAGTCAGATccgaaaatttataattttttaatttaataaaaaaattaatttattgttgattgttaaATCTGAACCGTCTAATCTGAATAAATATAGAATGCAATTGAATGACTGCGTGACTGCATGAAATCCAAATCCCAATTGTAACCTTTAGAAGATTCGGATCAGCCAATTCATATGCCAATAAGAAGAGCTTTTTTTCCGTGTTTCATTCACAtcacattcttttcttcttttctttcatttcgTGTGTGCGCGTGTAACAAACAAACGAAACAACAAAAACCctcgctctctctctctcaccacGTTTCGCTTCTCAACTCAGGTAACTTCTCTCTCTCTACTTCTTCATCGTTCAACTATTTCattgctttttcttttcaacacaTTCcgaatattttcattttcaattctactttttctgttttttcaaTCTGTTGTTGTGGAAATTGCATTTGGTTGCTtcaattctttcaaaatttgaagaTCTGAATCTCGCCATTACTTTCTACATTATTGCTATGTTTtggattttcattttcaatttactTTCACcattagagactaaattgatagaTTCTTATACACTTAACTTGACCAAGTTCAAATATTTTAGGGACTACCTAGTATATTTCTGTAGTTTAAGGACTAAATTGGAGAGACGATAGTAGTTTAGGGATTGAATTGATGGTTTAAACAAGTTCACTTAGAAAATGGAAAACGGTGATAATTGCTCAAACTATTGCTCCTTTTTTTCAATACATTCCGATATTTCTCAtttttaattatactttttcTGTTGTGTTTGTTGTTGTGGACACAAATGAAACTAGTTGACTTAGAGAAAGGAAACTTATAATTTCGGTGATGATaccatttttttagtttttgttagTAAAGGGCTTATCCTTAGTTTTTTAGCCGAGGTGGAAGAGCAGTAATTTAGTGGTGGAACAATGCATCGTTATGTTTATGGATttagaaaaatcaaacaaagtTTCTTTAGTTTTATGCTTtgagttttgatttttcaaattctGGTTTATGCTTAAAATGGTCTcagtaattttttgttgttcttttgGGTAGTTCTAGGGCATTATTTGGTGACTTAATATGGGACCAAAGAGAAGAGGAAGGAAGACCAGTCGTAAAGTTCAAAGTGATGCCAATGGTTGTGGCACTCAAGAGAATACTATTTCATCAAAAGCTTCTACATCTGTATCTGATATGCCTTCGGAACATCCCATTCAATGCAAGTCCACTGATGCATTAATGAGCCAATCTTGTGTAGAAGCAGATATTTGTATGcccaaaaataaagaaaaggagCAGAATATCCTCTGTCAAGCTACAGGAAAAGACAATGGAAGGAGTGATATCCAAGACAAAGTTAAAGACAGTTCAGTTGTAGCTGATACCGAGGTATTAGCAAAAGTGTCTGCGTTAGAAGCTGTAAAAATGAACATAGAGCAAagtataaatgagaaaagttcCAACCCCGACGAAACAGGTGATTCCATGAAGAATGGGAGTCTGGTAAAGAATCAGGATGATGACGTAGAAGTTCATGATTTGTCAGGTTCCCAAAACAATTTAGATGTCAAATTTACGAAGAAaagtaaaaagagaaaaaggaggAAGACTAAAAATAATGTAGTCGAAAGTGATGCCAATGGTTGTGGCACTCCTGAGAATACTTTTCCATCAAAAACTTCTACATCTGCATTGGATATGCCCATAGAACATCCCATTCAATGTCTGTCTACTGATGCATTAATGAGCCCACCATGTGTACAAGCAGATATCTGTTTACGCGGAAATGAAGAGGAGGGGCAGAATATCCTCAGTCAGTCTGCAGAAAAGGGCAATGGAGAGAGTGATATCAAAGACGAAGGAGGTAACTGCAGCTCAGTTGTAGCTGATGCAGAGTTATTTGCAAAAGAGTCTGTGTTAGAAGTTGTACAAATGGACATGGAGCAGAGTATAAATCAGAACGGTTCCAACCCCAAGGAAACAAGTGATTCCTTGAACAATAAAAGTCTGACAATGAATAATGATGAGGACCTAGAAGTTCATGATTTGTCTGATAAATCTGATTGCATTAAAACCTATTCAAGGAAAAATTTAAACAACGTACATTGTATCAAGGAACCACCTATCCAGGACCATCACAATGATGATTCACATGAAGTTTCTGATGGACCATTGACAGATGGCTTAATGGAAAGAGAAACAGAACATTCAACCAATCAGAACAAAGTTGAAGCTGAGGAAATGGAGTTGACAGCAGAGAATAGTTCTGAGCAAAGATCTACAACTACATCTTGTCTTGTAGACATTCCAGTGACACCACTTCAAGAAATAAATGCTAGTCAGGTAGATCATGCTGAGGTTACAAGAAATGGTGGTAATTCAGAGATATCACAATGCTCCGTGGAGAGACCTACATCTTGTCTTGTAGACATTCCAGTGACACCGCTTGTAGAAACTAATGCTAGACAGGTAGATCATGCTGAGGCTACAAGAAATGGTGGTAATTCAAAGATATCACAATGCTCAGTGGAGAGACCTATTATCAGCAACTCAAAGAACAAGCTTCTCATCCTTGATGTGAATGGACTACTTGCTGATTGTGTCAGTGATGTTCCTAACGGATATTATCAACCAGAACCAGATT
Proteins encoded in this window:
- the LOC11423844 gene encoding uncharacterized protein; the protein is MGPKRRGRKTSRKVQSDANGCGTQENTISSKASTSVSDMPSEHPIQCKSTDALMSQSCVEADICMPKNKEKEQNILCQATGKDNGRSDIQDKVKDSSVVADTEVLAKVSALEAVKMNIEQSINEKSSNPDETGDSMKNGSLVKNQDDDVEVHDLSGSQNNLDVKFTKKSKKRKRRKTKNNVVESDANGCGTPENTFPSKTSTSALDMPIEHPIQCLSTDALMSPPCVQADICLRGNEEEGQNILSQSAEKGNGESDIKDEGGNCSSVVADAELFAKESVLEVVQMDMEQSINQNGSNPKETSDSLNNKSLTMNNDEDLEVHDLSDKSDCIKTYSRKNLNNVHCIKEPPIQDHHNDDSHEVSDGPLTDGLMERETEHSTNQNKVEAEEMELTAENSSEQRSTTTSCLVDIPVTPLQEINASQVDHAEVTRNGGNSEISQCSVERPTSCLVDIPVTPLVETNARQVDHAEATRNGGNSKISQCSVERPIISNSKNKLLILDVNGLLADCVSDVPNGYYQPEPDFWVRRRKVYKRPFCDDFLRFCFDRFHVGIWSSRAKCNVDDVIKHLMGKSASRLLFCWNQSHCTTTKFSTVENKEKPLVLKELRKLWEKLEPGLPWEKGEFHESNTLLVDDSPYKALVNPMHTAIFPYSYRYHYTKDSSLGPKGDLRGYLERLAMADNVQEFVSRNEFGQRPIRPANPSWGYYLKVIESVQENDIPSAPDGGANCLKKKVG